In a genomic window of Elusimicrobiota bacterium:
- the rocF gene encoding arginase — protein MSGKKRHATVIGVPLDYGASKKGASGGPAAVRRANLVEGLEALGLEVTDAGDLTVPKIVPAAKGKLKNGAAILKVCQSLEKQTYEAVANGSVPITLGGDHSLAVGSVSGVSRAFRDKGRKVGLIWVDAHADINTPESSPTGNVHGMPLAHLLGMGHKDFARMGGFSPKIDPRNVVLVGIRDVDRAEAVNIRKSGIRVFSMQEIDRYGMGVVTEQAIDMASDGTAGFHLSFDIDAVDPGNAPGTGTVKRGGLTYRESHLLMELCADSERMVGLDLVEVNPLEDTQNATAVLASELIASAMGKNIY, from the coding sequence GTGAGCGGAAAGAAGCGGCACGCGACGGTCATCGGCGTCCCCCTGGATTACGGCGCCTCCAAAAAGGGCGCCTCGGGGGGGCCCGCCGCCGTCCGGCGGGCCAACCTCGTCGAGGGCCTCGAGGCCTTGGGCCTCGAGGTCACCGACGCCGGGGACCTGACCGTGCCTAAGATCGTCCCGGCCGCGAAAGGCAAGCTCAAGAACGGGGCGGCCATCCTCAAGGTCTGCCAAAGCCTCGAGAAGCAGACCTATGAGGCCGTCGCCAACGGCTCCGTTCCGATCACCTTGGGCGGCGACCATTCGCTGGCCGTCGGCTCGGTGTCGGGCGTCTCTCGCGCGTTCCGCGACAAGGGGCGCAAGGTCGGGCTGATCTGGGTGGACGCGCACGCGGACATCAACACCCCGGAGTCGTCCCCGACGGGCAACGTGCACGGCATGCCGCTGGCGCACCTTCTGGGGATGGGTCATAAGGATTTCGCGCGCATGGGCGGCTTCTCTCCGAAGATCGACCCGCGCAACGTGGTCCTCGTCGGCATCCGCGACGTGGACCGCGCCGAGGCCGTCAACATCCGCAAATCCGGCATCCGCGTCTTCTCCATGCAGGAGATCGACCGCTACGGGATGGGAGTGGTGACCGAGCAGGCCATCGACATGGCCAGCGACGGCACCGCCGGCTTCCATCTGAGCTTCGACATCGACGCCGTGGACCCGGGCAACGCGCCGGGCACCGGCACGGTCAAGCGCGGCGGCCTGACCTACCGCGAGTCCCACCTGCTGATGGAGCTGTGCGCCGACTCCGAGCGCATGGTCGGCCTCGACCTCGTCGAGGTCAACCCGCTCGAGGACACGCAGAACGCGACGGCCGTCCTCGCGAGCGAGC
- the gap gene encoding type I glyceraldehyde-3-phosphate dehydrogenase, with translation MAIKVGINGFGRIGRLVMRASLKNPEVQVVAINDLTDAKMNANLFKYDSTFGPYPGTVEAVGNDLKIDGRLIKVFAEKDPAKLPWASVGAEIVVESTGLFTDAEKAKGHLAGGAKKVVISAPAKGEDITICMGINDELFDPSKHTIISNASCTTNALAPLGKVLDEAFGVKNGLMTTVHAYTNDQNLLDQRHGDMRRARAAAVSMIPSSTGAAKAIGLVLPKLKGKLTGTSLRVPVQDVSIVDLTVTLNKSVTKEEVNEAFKKAAASGKLKGFMQYNEDQIVSRDVMGNAHSSVFDATLTDVIDGNLVKVFGWYDNEWGYSNRVVDLVAYIAKKSAVAA, from the coding sequence ATGGCCATTAAAGTCGGAATCAACGGTTTCGGACGCATCGGGCGCCTCGTCATGCGCGCCTCCCTCAAGAATCCCGAGGTCCAGGTCGTCGCGATCAACGACCTGACGGACGCGAAGATGAACGCGAACCTGTTCAAGTACGACTCGACGTTCGGGCCGTACCCCGGGACCGTGGAAGCCGTCGGCAACGACCTGAAGATCGACGGCCGCCTGATCAAGGTGTTCGCCGAGAAGGACCCCGCGAAGCTCCCCTGGGCCTCGGTCGGCGCCGAGATCGTCGTCGAGTCCACCGGCCTGTTCACCGACGCGGAGAAGGCCAAGGGCCACCTCGCCGGCGGCGCCAAGAAGGTCGTGATCTCCGCTCCCGCGAAGGGCGAGGACATCACCATCTGCATGGGCATCAACGACGAGCTCTTCGACCCGTCGAAGCACACGATCATCTCGAACGCGTCCTGCACGACGAACGCGCTGGCCCCGCTCGGCAAGGTCCTCGACGAGGCCTTCGGCGTCAAGAACGGCCTGATGACCACGGTCCACGCCTACACCAACGACCAGAACCTGCTCGACCAGCGCCACGGCGACATGCGCCGCGCCCGCGCCGCCGCCGTGTCCATGATCCCGTCCTCGACCGGCGCCGCCAAGGCGATCGGCCTCGTGCTCCCGAAGCTCAAGGGCAAGCTCACCGGCACCTCCCTGCGCGTCCCCGTCCAGGACGTCTCCATCGTCGACCTCACCGTGACGCTCAACAAGTCCGTGACGAAGGAGGAGGTCAACGAGGCGTTCAAGAAGGCCGCCGCCTCCGGCAAGCTCAAGGGCTTCATGCAGTACAACGAGGACCAGATCGTGTCCCGCGACGTGATGGGCAACGCGCACTCCTCGGTGTTCGACGCGACGCTGACCGACGTCATCGACGGCAACCTGGTCAAGGTGTTCGGCTGGTACGACAACGAGTGGGGATACTCCAACCGCGTCGTCGACCTCGTCGCCTACATCGCCAAGAAGTCGGCCGTCGCGGCGTAA
- a CDS encoding pyruvate, phosphate dikinase: protein MAKTVYSFGESSDVRAVSRLDRDASRALLGGKGAGLFEMSRIGLPVPPGFTVTTDVCRAYYARKAEKGLTRHAMRHPERSAKSIGRAVVAEFLAAVKKLEKSTGRRFGDVKNPLLVSVRSGSKFSMPGMMDTILNLGLNDRTVLGLVAQTGNPRFAWDCYRRFIAMFGNVVKGIDKEAFEAALRQVKAAADVQTDAELSTQALQWLVGLFKDIYKEHSGFPFPQEPGDQLRLAVTAVFESWNNPRAFAYRKLNRIPDDLGTACTVQAMVFGNMGSDCATGVGFTRDPGTGERAFYGEFLVNAQGEDVVAGTRTPRPLNELSKEMPATYKRLLEISSRLEKHYGDVQDMEFTIEKGRLFMLQTRTGKRSAMAALRIAVDMVDEGLITPDQAVMRLTPEQLDELLRPVFEEGASARAKVLAKGLPAGPGAATGRAYFTADRAVEEAKKGPVILVRPETNPDDIHGMAAAEGILTATGGMTSHAAVVGRGMGKVCVVGCGELESLGLKEGDWISLDGFKGRVLDGRVETQPSEILEVLLGKRPVAGSELYRRYKTFMAWADAARAPEVRANADTPEDAKTATALGAAGIGLCRTEHMFFGEDRIPKVLAMILADSEEERYEAVKALYPLQKADFKAIFKTMRGRPVTVRTIDPPLHEFLPQTPEAADRVAALHGFDAGKLWAKTLELKEANPMLGHRGCRLGITYPEITDMQARAILSAACELGREGVSAVPEIMIPLVGHVTELRHQKKRIAAIAEAVFAEHGTCVRYQVGTMIEVPRAALTAGEIAEEAEFFSFGTNDLTQMTLGYSRDDYGRYIGRYLEMKILESDPFRSLDRSGVGRLVRLAVDEGRKSRPTLKIGICGEHGGDPASIRLFHDAGLGYVSCSPYRVPIARLAAAQAAISSKALHN, encoded by the coding sequence ATGGCCAAAACCGTCTACAGCTTCGGGGAGTCTTCGGACGTCCGCGCGGTGTCGCGGCTGGACCGCGACGCGTCGCGCGCGTTGTTGGGCGGGAAGGGCGCCGGGCTCTTCGAGATGTCCCGCATCGGCCTGCCGGTGCCTCCGGGCTTCACCGTCACGACCGACGTGTGCCGCGCGTACTACGCGCGCAAGGCCGAAAAGGGCCTGACGCGTCACGCGATGCGCCACCCCGAGCGCTCGGCGAAGTCCATCGGCCGCGCCGTCGTCGCGGAGTTCCTCGCCGCCGTCAAGAAGCTCGAGAAGTCGACCGGCCGCCGGTTCGGCGACGTCAAGAACCCGCTGCTCGTCTCCGTGCGCTCGGGCTCCAAGTTCTCGATGCCCGGCATGATGGACACCATCCTCAACCTCGGCCTGAACGACCGGACGGTGCTCGGCCTCGTGGCGCAGACGGGCAACCCGCGCTTCGCCTGGGACTGCTACCGCCGCTTCATCGCGATGTTCGGCAACGTGGTCAAGGGCATCGACAAGGAGGCCTTCGAGGCGGCCCTGCGCCAGGTCAAGGCCGCGGCCGACGTCCAGACCGACGCGGAGCTGTCCACCCAGGCCCTGCAGTGGCTCGTGGGACTGTTCAAGGACATCTATAAGGAGCATTCGGGCTTCCCGTTCCCCCAGGAGCCCGGCGACCAGCTGCGCCTCGCGGTCACCGCCGTGTTCGAGTCGTGGAACAACCCGCGCGCGTTCGCCTACCGCAAGCTCAACCGCATCCCCGACGACCTCGGCACCGCCTGCACGGTGCAGGCGATGGTGTTCGGCAACATGGGCTCGGACTGCGCGACCGGCGTCGGCTTCACCCGCGACCCGGGCACCGGCGAGCGCGCCTTCTACGGCGAGTTCCTCGTCAACGCGCAGGGGGAGGACGTGGTGGCCGGCACCCGCACGCCGCGGCCGCTCAACGAGCTCTCGAAGGAGATGCCCGCCACGTACAAGCGCCTGCTCGAGATCTCGAGCAGGCTCGAGAAGCACTACGGCGACGTCCAGGACATGGAGTTCACGATCGAGAAGGGCCGCCTGTTCATGCTCCAGACGCGCACCGGCAAACGGTCGGCCATGGCCGCTCTTCGCATCGCCGTCGATATGGTGGACGAAGGCCTCATCACTCCCGACCAGGCCGTGATGCGCCTGACGCCGGAGCAGCTCGACGAGCTTCTGCGTCCGGTGTTCGAGGAAGGCGCGTCGGCCCGGGCGAAGGTGCTCGCCAAAGGCCTGCCCGCCGGCCCCGGCGCCGCCACCGGGCGCGCGTATTTCACCGCCGATCGGGCCGTCGAGGAGGCGAAGAAGGGCCCCGTGATATTGGTCCGGCCCGAAACGAACCCGGATGATATCCACGGCATGGCCGCGGCCGAGGGCATCCTGACCGCCACCGGCGGGATGACGAGCCATGCGGCCGTCGTGGGCCGCGGCATGGGCAAGGTCTGCGTCGTCGGCTGCGGCGAGCTCGAGAGCCTCGGGCTGAAGGAGGGAGACTGGATCTCGCTCGACGGCTTCAAGGGGCGCGTCCTGGACGGCCGCGTCGAGACCCAGCCCTCCGAGATCCTGGAGGTGCTGCTGGGGAAGCGGCCCGTCGCCGGATCGGAGCTGTACCGGCGCTACAAGACGTTCATGGCCTGGGCCGACGCCGCGCGCGCCCCCGAGGTGCGCGCCAACGCCGACACGCCCGAGGACGCCAAGACCGCGACGGCCCTGGGCGCCGCCGGCATCGGCCTGTGCCGCACCGAGCACATGTTCTTCGGCGAGGACCGCATCCCGAAGGTCCTGGCGATGATCCTGGCCGACTCCGAGGAGGAGCGCTACGAGGCGGTCAAGGCCCTGTACCCGCTGCAGAAGGCCGACTTCAAGGCGATCTTCAAGACGATGCGCGGCCGCCCCGTCACGGTCCGCACCATCGACCCGCCCCTGCACGAGTTCCTGCCGCAGACGCCGGAGGCGGCGGATCGCGTGGCGGCCCTGCACGGCTTCGACGCGGGCAAGCTGTGGGCGAAGACCCTCGAGCTCAAGGAGGCCAACCCGATGCTCGGCCACCGCGGCTGCCGCCTGGGCATCACCTACCCCGAGATCACCGACATGCAGGCGCGCGCCATCCTGTCCGCCGCCTGCGAGCTCGGCCGCGAGGGCGTCTCCGCCGTCCCGGAGATCATGATCCCGCTCGTCGGCCACGTCACCGAGCTCCGCCACCAGAAGAAGCGCATCGCGGCGATCGCCGAGGCCGTGTTCGCGGAGCACGGCACCTGCGTGCGCTACCAGGTGGGCACGATGATCGAGGTGCCCCGCGCCGCCCTCACCGCGGGGGAGATCGCCGAGGAGGCCGAGTTCTTCTCGTTCGGCACGAACGACCTCACTCAGATGACGCTCGGCTACTCGCGCGACGACTACGGGCGCTACATCGGCCGGTACCTGGAGATGAAGATCCTCGAGTCGGACCCCTTCCGCTCGCTGGACCGCTCCGGGGTCGGGCGGCTCGTGCGCCTGGCCGTGGACGAGGGCCGCAAGTCCCGCCCCACGCTGAAGATCGGCATCTGCGGCGAGCACGGGGGCGACCCGGCCTCGATCCGGCTTTTCCACGACGCCGGCCTGGGCTACGTCTCCTGCTCGCCCTACCGGGTCCCGATCGCCCGTCTGGCGGCGGCCCAGGCCGCGATCTCGTCCAAGGCGCTTCACAACTGA
- a CDS encoding protein kinase gives MAVKPKPRPEVAGKDGVVQNDPTGNACANGVLPNGLCRVVPTAVDSDTTVDANIPAMVGGIVSAGVLGEQTGAQARPPVTFPQAQTPEAEQSRQEVARLVNANDTAAAREYAVAALARHPEDPALQSFVKLTAPVKTGVDQRTVKSRIAELAAGMRQDEGTGNGAILASPISFGALAGGATRGPATIPAGAVMPDLHANAVYREASTKIAIKDYAGAEAVLTRRIGENPSDAGAFHLRALTRRLLTRLQDSAEDARKAVALNPRDSRSLHLLSRDLTDLGRPQEGLAEAERALAIDNNDAQAYVARSEAFRSLGRAEERLSDLARAAALDPKFAPVYEEALALNGGKAVPSKSGRAWPVWFGAIGTALLFFSFALFPKFRDTGRSRVPSADRGAPPMRPAVPAGYSLGERLGQGGMGVVYEGEDRALKRKVAIKVLRPEVAENPRERQRFLKEARTVARLKHPNIVDIHAVHDENGEVWLVFEHIQGETLHEVLGRGALPVPKVLHLLGQVASALDYAHAQGVVHQDLKPANIMTAGDVAKVMDFGIARCVRETMSTVSRLEVAGTPAYMAPEQELGGAAAAPAADIFAFGACAYECLSGQMPFPGGHVMIKVEKRYRPLSELAGLPAAVDPVISRALDPDPANRWPTASACIGALARALQEAPAVQRGV, from the coding sequence GTGGCGGTCAAGCCTAAGCCCCGTCCCGAGGTCGCCGGCAAGGACGGCGTCGTTCAGAACGACCCCACCGGCAACGCCTGCGCGAACGGCGTGCTTCCCAACGGGTTGTGCCGCGTCGTCCCGACCGCCGTCGACTCCGACACCACGGTCGACGCGAACATCCCGGCGATGGTGGGCGGGATCGTGTCGGCCGGCGTCCTCGGCGAGCAGACCGGAGCCCAGGCCCGGCCCCCGGTCACCTTCCCTCAGGCGCAGACCCCGGAGGCCGAGCAGTCCCGCCAGGAAGTGGCCCGCCTGGTGAACGCGAACGACACCGCCGCCGCCCGCGAGTACGCCGTCGCGGCCCTGGCCCGCCACCCCGAGGACCCCGCCTTGCAGTCGTTCGTGAAGCTCACCGCCCCCGTGAAGACCGGCGTGGATCAGAGGACGGTGAAGTCCCGCATCGCCGAGCTCGCGGCGGGCATGCGCCAGGACGAGGGGACGGGCAACGGCGCCATACTCGCCTCGCCCATCTCGTTCGGTGCGCTGGCCGGCGGCGCCACTCGTGGCCCGGCGACCATTCCCGCCGGGGCCGTCATGCCCGATCTGCACGCCAACGCAGTCTATCGCGAGGCCAGCACTAAGATCGCGATCAAGGACTATGCTGGAGCCGAAGCCGTCCTGACACGCCGCATCGGGGAGAACCCGTCGGACGCCGGAGCGTTCCATCTGCGCGCGCTGACCCGGCGCCTGCTGACCCGATTGCAGGATTCAGCCGAGGACGCTCGAAAGGCGGTCGCCCTAAACCCCCGCGACTCGAGGTCCCTGCACCTGCTGTCCCGCGACCTGACCGACCTTGGCCGTCCGCAGGAAGGCCTGGCCGAGGCTGAGCGCGCGCTGGCCATCGATAACAACGATGCCCAGGCCTACGTCGCCCGTTCCGAGGCCTTCCGGTCGCTCGGCCGCGCCGAGGAACGCCTGTCCGATCTCGCTCGCGCCGCGGCGCTCGACCCGAAATTCGCCCCCGTTTACGAGGAGGCACTTGCCCTCAACGGAGGCAAGGCCGTTCCAAGCAAGAGCGGCCGCGCGTGGCCGGTGTGGTTCGGCGCTATCGGTACGGCCCTGTTGTTCTTCTCGTTCGCGCTCTTCCCGAAGTTCCGGGACACGGGGCGATCACGGGTGCCCTCGGCCGACCGGGGCGCCCCACCTATGAGGCCGGCGGTCCCGGCCGGCTACAGCCTGGGAGAACGGCTCGGCCAGGGCGGGATGGGCGTCGTCTACGAGGGGGAGGACCGCGCGCTCAAGCGCAAGGTGGCCATCAAGGTCCTTCGCCCCGAGGTGGCGGAGAACCCGCGCGAGCGGCAGCGCTTTCTTAAGGAGGCGCGCACGGTCGCCAGGCTCAAGCATCCGAACATCGTGGACATCCACGCGGTCCATGATGAGAACGGTGAAGTCTGGCTCGTTTTCGAACACATCCAAGGCGAGACTTTGCACGAGGTCCTCGGCCGGGGGGCGCTTCCGGTCCCGAAGGTCTTGCACCTGCTGGGGCAGGTCGCGTCCGCCCTCGACTACGCGCACGCCCAAGGAGTGGTCCACCAGGACCTGAAGCCCGCCAACATCATGACCGCCGGCGACGTCGCCAAAGTGATGGATTTCGGCATCGCCCGCTGCGTCCGGGAGACGATGTCGACGGTGTCGAGGCTGGAGGTCGCGGGCACGCCGGCCTACATGGCGCCCGAGCAGGAGTTGGGCGGGGCCGCGGCGGCCCCGGCGGCCGACATCTTCGCCTTCGGCGCCTGCGCCTACGAATGCCTGTCCGGCCAGATGCCGTTTCCCGGCGGCCACGTCATGATCAAGGTGGAGAAGCGCTACCGGCCGCTGTCCGAGCTGGCGGGGCTTCCGGCCGCCGTGGACCCGGTCATCTCCCGTGCCCTGGATCCTGATCCGGCGAACCGCTGGCCGACCGCCTCGGCCTGTATCGGGGCGTTGGCGCGGGCGCTGCAGGAAGCGCCGGCGGTTCAGCGCGGCGTCTGA